From the Oceanispirochaeta sp. genome, one window contains:
- a CDS encoding sugar MFS transporter translates to MKNMKMTTMDIACSVSLMAYSASMVATPICLIVLMKEMNLNLSEGGGIEAVRTILLIGVLLISGLAASRFGKTALLNTGGFLLAAGLFIYAAAPNYPMVLAAMILIGVGGGLLEALINPLVQDLHPGDSGRYLNVVNAFFSVGVLMTVLSVGELLSRDIPWRSILVGLGVVFTLISFFFLFSSRRAHKTGQIPDNSYKNPLSHTKKLLKKRRFWVFALAMLCGGGTEAAYTFWSASYIQLYYDTLPRAGALGTALFALGMIIGRLGSGLIKQHHLPTLILISAAGGLVFSLGFFWISGLISLMVLLFFAGLAVACFWPSIQSYAADRMEGDSTMLFILLSTAGIPGFSIIVWTMGKIGDTWGLKAAFAVIPVLFLTLLITIGIESRNSAKAVKP, encoded by the coding sequence ATGAAAAATATGAAAATGACCACAATGGACATCGCCTGTTCGGTCAGTCTGATGGCCTATTCGGCCAGCATGGTGGCGACTCCCATCTGCCTGATCGTCCTGATGAAAGAGATGAACCTGAACCTTTCCGAAGGGGGGGGGATTGAGGCGGTCCGGACCATACTCCTTATTGGAGTGCTCCTGATCAGCGGCCTGGCCGCTTCAAGATTCGGAAAAACCGCCCTGCTGAATACGGGAGGTTTTCTTCTGGCGGCGGGCCTTTTTATCTATGCGGCGGCTCCCAACTACCCCATGGTCCTGGCGGCGATGATCCTCATCGGTGTGGGCGGGGGTCTGCTGGAAGCCCTGATCAATCCCCTGGTTCAGGACCTGCATCCCGGCGATTCAGGTCGTTACCTCAATGTGGTCAACGCCTTTTTTTCCGTCGGCGTTTTGATGACGGTTCTTTCGGTGGGAGAACTCCTGTCCCGGGATATCCCCTGGCGGTCCATACTGGTAGGTCTGGGAGTCGTCTTCACCCTGATCTCCTTTTTCTTTCTTTTCAGCAGCCGTCGTGCCCATAAAACAGGGCAGATTCCTGATAACAGCTATAAAAATCCACTCTCCCATACAAAGAAACTCCTGAAAAAGAGACGCTTCTGGGTCTTTGCCCTGGCCATGCTCTGCGGAGGCGGCACGGAAGCGGCCTATACCTTCTGGAGTGCCAGTTATATTCAGCTCTACTATGACACCCTCCCCCGGGCAGGAGCCCTGGGAACCGCCTTGTTTGCTCTGGGCATGATCATAGGACGTCTGGGCAGCGGCTTGATCAAACAGCACCATCTCCCGACACTCATCCTCATCTCCGCGGCAGGAGGCCTGGTTTTCAGTCTGGGATTCTTCTGGATCAGCGGCCTGATCTCCCTGATGGTCCTGCTTTTTTTCGCAGGATTGGCCGTGGCCTGCTTCTGGCCCAGCATCCAGTCCTATGCGGCCGACCGGATGGAAGGGGACTCCACCATGCTCTTTATCCTCCTTTCAACTGCAGGAATTCCCGGATTTTCCATCATCGTGTGGACCATGGGAAAGATCGGCGATACCTGGGGACTCAAGGCCGCATTTGCCGTGATCCCCGTGCTTTTTCTCACCCTCCTGATCACCATTGGAATCGAGAGCCGAAACTCCGCTAAGGCAGTCAAGCCTTGA
- the hisS gene encoding histidine--tRNA ligase — protein MSTIIEPKILKGFRDFLPATEIERKRVIRLLENTFEGYGFVPIDTPVLEYSEVLLGKGSGETDKQMYRFLDNGKRDVALRFDLTIPFARFMAKNRSQLYLPFKRYHINKVWRGENTQKGRYREFTQCDFDIVGTDCASADFEILMMMRRSLGALEVPGCTISLNHRGIFNRFLDVMGLKHQSEDILRTVDKLSKIGREEVFLQLSTVSDADKAGKILDFIQKEDSFTETLSKIESLAGGPAEDTLRLKEIYSYIQELGLEEAFELNPSITRGLDYYTGIVFETFLDDLPSIGSVCSGGRYNNLAGLYTKESLPGVGSSIGLDRLMAGLAELGRSTEKNSHTQLLILNMENSLVGYYHRLAEEFREAGFYCEVYHEPKKFAVQIKFAEAKGIPLVLICGSNEKEAGTVNLKNLKTRESFEGLIPEDALIKAGEIIV, from the coding sequence ATGAGTACCATTATTGAACCGAAGATCCTGAAAGGCTTCAGGGATTTTCTACCGGCAACAGAAATTGAAAGAAAACGGGTGATCCGTCTTTTAGAGAATACCTTTGAAGGCTACGGTTTCGTCCCTATAGATACGCCTGTCCTGGAATATTCTGAAGTCCTTCTGGGCAAAGGCAGCGGCGAAACGGATAAACAGATGTACCGTTTCTTAGACAATGGCAAACGGGACGTGGCCCTGCGTTTTGATCTGACCATCCCCTTTGCCCGATTTATGGCTAAGAACCGCAGCCAGCTCTACCTCCCCTTCAAGCGTTACCACATCAACAAGGTGTGGCGGGGAGAAAACACTCAGAAGGGCCGGTACCGTGAGTTTACCCAGTGCGACTTTGACATAGTAGGCACAGACTGCGCCTCGGCGGACTTCGAGATCCTGATGATGATGCGCCGCTCCCTGGGGGCCCTGGAGGTTCCCGGCTGCACCATCAGTCTGAACCACAGGGGCATCTTCAACCGCTTTCTGGATGTGATGGGTCTGAAGCATCAGAGTGAAGACATCCTGAGGACCGTGGACAAACTATCCAAGATAGGCCGGGAAGAAGTGTTCCTTCAGCTGAGCACTGTTTCCGATGCAGACAAGGCCGGCAAAATTCTGGATTTTATTCAGAAGGAAGACAGCTTTACAGAGACCCTCTCCAAGATAGAATCCCTGGCAGGCGGACCCGCCGAAGATACACTCCGTCTCAAAGAGATTTACTCCTATATTCAGGAACTGGGACTGGAAGAAGCCTTCGAGCTGAACCCCTCCATCACCAGAGGCCTTGACTACTACACGGGAATCGTCTTCGAAACATTCCTGGACGACCTCCCCTCCATCGGCTCGGTCTGTTCGGGAGGACGGTACAACAATCTGGCAGGACTCTACACCAAGGAATCCCTCCCCGGTGTGGGAAGCTCCATCGGCCTGGACCGTTTGATGGCAGGACTTGCCGAGCTGGGGCGCTCAACAGAAAAAAACAGCCATACCCAGCTGCTCATCCTCAACATGGAAAACAGCCTTGTGGGGTATTATCACAGACTCGCAGAAGAGTTCCGGGAAGCCGGATTCTACTGTGAGGTCTACCATGAACCCAAAAAATTTGCGGTTCAGATCAAATTTGCCGAGGCCAAGGGGATTCCCCTGGTCCTCATTTGCGGCAGCAACGAAAAAGAAGCCGGTACGGTCAACCTCAAAAACCTGAAGACAAGGGAGAGTTTTGAGGGACTGATTCCGGAGGACGCCTTGATTAAGGCAGGAGAAATCATAGTTTGA
- a CDS encoding ATP-dependent RNA helicase — translation MNFKELPVYRDKARILKSLEDHQVVVVESPTGSGKTTQIPLILHEAGYTSRGMVGVTQPRRIATLSVSDYIARQTGSKVPGMVGYKMRFEDKTLPETRMKIMTDGTLLQEMKTDPMLHQYSVIMVDEAHERSLNIDFILGLLKTILAERSDFKVIISSATINAAMFSEYFDRAPVVTIDTPVYPVAMVYDPPTKLGDPEQLAAKITNTVERAVNDRRKGDVLIFLSGEKIIKDTIAMLNLSPVRKKLLILPLYGRLSKEEQERIFIKTPFGKTKVVVSTNIAETSVTIEGITTVIDSGLAKQNFYNPRTFTSSLIETEISQASANQRRGRAGRTQPGTCYRLYSKESFTPRPLFTREEIYRTDLAEVVLRMAELGISDFQSFDFISPPGRKGILGAIETLKLLNALDEKNKLTSVGRMMTPFPLMPRHARMIVESIMNYPDVLRETLIAAAFLSTNSPYLLPQGEEMEARRAHHHFRDNRGDFAAYLKLFEGFNNAPDQTAFCKLYYLEERTMGELVNIQGQLEDIVGGMGIPIGEGGSLDDYLCACARGNIQFVCVRSGRGSYKSLTADRILIHPGSTMFRESPPFIVAGEIVRTSQTYARSVSPLTRQLISRTSKDLALQLEPQGVARIKGSMKEKKKRDSSLEITIGRTAFPVVQPKKGKKKMALIDWNSAWKELKNMAPEQWPDYKGMKGILSWEGREILSGTPLSMVFKIITMINPKKDILTGIPDKNFSTENGKHMNELAEHMHILLKISSSGKRKKSAYGIITLQTDGEGHFWFRSVRNFTNAVNESLASLELLADQVSEELEGEQWGLVNKAYRRVDSFISL, via the coding sequence TTGAATTTTAAAGAACTACCAGTTTACCGGGATAAAGCCCGTATCTTAAAGAGCCTGGAAGACCATCAGGTTGTAGTAGTGGAAAGCCCCACCGGATCTGGAAAAACGACCCAGATCCCCCTCATCCTTCACGAAGCGGGATACACCTCCCGGGGGATGGTAGGAGTCACACAGCCCCGGCGTATCGCCACACTCTCTGTGAGTGACTACATTGCCCGTCAAACCGGCAGCAAGGTGCCCGGCATGGTGGGTTACAAGATGCGTTTTGAAGACAAGACCCTTCCGGAAACCCGGATGAAAATCATGACAGACGGGACACTCCTGCAGGAGATGAAGACGGACCCCATGCTCCACCAATACTCGGTGATCATGGTGGATGAGGCTCATGAACGCAGCCTGAATATCGACTTTATCCTGGGACTCCTCAAGACCATTCTGGCCGAACGCTCCGACTTTAAGGTCATCATCAGTTCGGCCACCATCAATGCAGCCATGTTTTCCGAATACTTTGACAGAGCCCCGGTGGTGACCATCGATACACCGGTCTATCCCGTGGCCATGGTATATGATCCGCCGACCAAACTGGGCGACCCGGAACAACTGGCTGCCAAGATAACGAATACGGTGGAACGGGCGGTCAACGACCGCCGGAAAGGAGATGTTCTTATTTTCCTGTCTGGTGAGAAAATCATCAAAGACACCATTGCCATGCTGAATCTCTCACCGGTGCGAAAAAAGCTGTTGATTCTGCCCCTCTACGGGCGGCTCAGCAAGGAAGAGCAGGAACGGATCTTTATCAAGACCCCCTTCGGGAAGACCAAGGTAGTCGTCTCCACCAATATTGCAGAGACCTCTGTCACCATCGAAGGAATCACCACGGTGATCGATTCGGGACTGGCGAAGCAGAACTTCTATAACCCCCGGACCTTTACCTCATCCCTTATCGAAACAGAGATATCCCAGGCCTCGGCCAATCAGAGACGGGGACGGGCAGGCCGAACCCAGCCGGGAACCTGCTACCGCCTCTACTCCAAGGAATCTTTTACCCCGCGGCCCTTGTTTACACGGGAAGAAATTTACCGGACAGACCTGGCGGAAGTGGTCCTCCGAATGGCCGAACTGGGAATCAGTGATTTTCAAAGCTTCGACTTTATCTCCCCTCCCGGGAGAAAAGGCATTCTCGGCGCCATAGAAACCCTCAAACTCCTGAATGCCCTGGATGAGAAGAACAAGCTTACCTCGGTGGGCCGAATGATGACCCCCTTCCCTCTGATGCCCCGGCATGCCCGGATGATCGTAGAATCTATCATGAACTATCCGGATGTCCTCCGGGAAACCCTGATCGCCGCGGCCTTCCTCAGCACCAACAGCCCCTACCTCCTGCCCCAGGGTGAGGAGATGGAAGCCAGACGGGCCCACCACCACTTCCGGGATAACCGGGGAGACTTTGCGGCCTACCTGAAACTTTTTGAAGGATTCAATAACGCTCCCGACCAGACAGCCTTCTGCAAGCTCTATTACCTGGAAGAGCGGACCATGGGTGAACTGGTCAACATTCAGGGACAGCTGGAGGATATCGTGGGAGGCATGGGTATTCCCATCGGTGAAGGCGGCTCTCTGGACGACTACCTCTGCGCCTGTGCCCGGGGGAATATTCAGTTTGTCTGTGTCCGCTCCGGCCGGGGCAGCTACAAGAGTCTGACCGCCGACAGAATTCTCATTCATCCCGGTTCCACCATGTTCCGGGAGAGCCCCCCCTTTATCGTGGCCGGGGAGATCGTCCGGACCAGCCAGACCTATGCCCGTTCGGTGTCTCCCCTGACCCGACAACTGATCAGCCGCACCAGCAAGGATCTGGCCCTCCAGCTGGAACCTCAGGGTGTCGCCCGTATCAAGGGCAGCATGAAAGAGAAAAAGAAGCGGGACAGCTCCCTGGAAATCACCATCGGCAGGACCGCCTTTCCCGTGGTTCAGCCCAAGAAAGGCAAGAAGAAAATGGCTCTCATCGATTGGAACTCTGCCTGGAAAGAGCTGAAAAACATGGCTCCCGAGCAGTGGCCTGATTATAAGGGAATGAAGGGTATTCTCAGCTGGGAAGGCCGGGAAATACTCTCGGGCACTCCCCTGAGCATGGTGTTTAAAATCATCACCATGATCAATCCTAAGAAGGATATCCTCACGGGCATCCCGGATAAGAATTTCAGCACTGAAAACGGCAAGCACATGAATGAATTGGCCGAACACATGCATATCCTGCTGAAAATCTCGTCCTCCGGGAAAAGAAAAAAGTCGGCCTACGGGATCATCACCCTGCAGACCGATGGAGAGGGGCATTTCTGGTTCCGCTCTGTCAGGAACTTCACCAATGCAGTGAATGAGTCTCTGGCCTCTCTGGAGCTCCTGGCCGACCAGGTGTCGGAAGAGCTGGAAGGAGAGCAATGGGGACTGGTGAACAAGGCCTACAGACGGGTGGACAGTTTTATCTCATTGTAG
- a CDS encoding Txe/YoeB family addiction module toxin, whose product MNILFTEDSWKDYLFWQINDKRTLKKINDLIKAIQREPYQGIGKPEPLKFQLQGCWSRRIDQEHRLVYQVQDEVLSIISCRFHTKS is encoded by the coding sequence ATGAATATTTTATTTACTGAGGATTCATGGAAGGATTATCTCTTTTGGCAGATAAACGATAAGAGAACCTTAAAAAAAATAAATGATCTGATTAAGGCCATTCAAAGGGAACCCTATCAGGGGATCGGTAAACCCGAACCCCTGAAATTTCAGCTTCAGGGTTGCTGGTCCAGAAGAATCGATCAGGAACACAGACTCGTGTATCAAGTGCAGGATGAGGTTTTATCCATCATATCCTGCCGATTCCACACTAAGTCCTGA
- a CDS encoding type II toxin-antitoxin system Phd/YefM family antitoxin has translation MKAVNYTDLRKSLKDHMDHVYEDHEPLIVTRKNSENIVLLSLDDYNSLIETQYLLSTKANTAHLLQSLEQLEEGHVSIHNFQDLNKMNK, from the coding sequence ATGAAAGCCGTGAATTATACAGATCTCCGAAAAAGTCTCAAAGATCATATGGATCATGTTTATGAGGACCATGAGCCTCTTATTGTGACAAGAAAGAATAGTGAAAATATTGTTCTCCTCTCTCTGGACGACTACAACAGTCTGATAGAAACCCAGTATCTCCTCTCCACAAAGGCCAATACGGCACATCTGCTGCAATCCCTGGAGCAGTTAGAAGAGGGACATGTCTCTATTCATAATTTTCAGGATCTTAATAAAATGAATAAATGA